Part of the Vigna radiata var. radiata cultivar VC1973A chromosome 11, Vradiata_ver6, whole genome shotgun sequence genome is shown below.
ACATGAACACAATAATGTTATTGGTGTTAAATGGATATTTTTGACAAATCTAAATGCTGATGGTTCTATTAATAAGCTCAAGAACTTGGAAAATTGTGCAAAAATATTTTGCTGCTTTTTAttggaaacattttttttacacgAATAAGCCTTTGGAAAATTGTGCAATATCACTTTCATCCTTTACATGAAAAATGGTGCTATTTTGCAGCTCCAAGCTTGAAGGTAGACCGATATGTTGCAGGCTCTCAGACAAAGTATGTTGCTCAAATCAAGTTACTTTTGTACTTTGTTACTAACAATTGATTGCTTGTCTTTCATTGGTCATGtctgttagattttttttttttttttctgatctAGACATTGGGTGTGACTATGTATGAAGGCAAACGACCAGTTACAGACATGGTTTGAAGACAATGATGCACTTGAGCGTGCCATTAACGGAGAGTATGTCCATGTTCCAATATGAATGAATATTATCCTATGATATACTGTATTTCGTATCTATAAATCACGTATCTGTTGTTTCCATCCTTCTATGATATATAGGTGGATTTTATTACCATGTGATGAAGCTGGCTCTATAAAACCTATATCCCTAAGTCAAGATGAGATGAAACCCTGCATGATTGGGTATGTCTTCAGTTACTCCTTACAAcgtgttacatgttcataaaATAATGTTTGTAATTTCAGAGATTAAATTAACCACTACTTACAATTGTAAGTAAGGACTAATTTGTTGTGTTGTGCTTCCTTTTTCTCTCAACCAACCCATGCTTTGACAGGCTTTTGTGACTGCAGGAGTTCACAGCATGAAGATCATCCGGGCAGTTCAATCATAATACCTTTACCCaaggtaaaaataatttatcattaacTGAACATGGTTTGAAACACAATGCTCAAACATCATGCAACAACAACCTTTCTATTTTAAAGGTTTCTCCATTGCATGCAAGAATTAACTATAAGGATGGTGCCTTCTTCTTGACTGATTTGAGGAGTGTACATGGCACCTGGATCACTGAGTAAGTAAACAAATGAGACTAATGCTTTTTTTctaagtttaaattatttaaaatgtatatatttaatttcccTCTCATGTTTTCAGCAATGAAGGAAGGCGATACAGGATACATTCAAATTATCCTTCTCGTGTTCGTCCATCTGATGTGATTGAGTTTGGTTCTGATAAGGTAATAGACACTTTCCCTATAAAATAAGTACTTTCATTGCATATAATAGGTGCATGCTTTGAGAGGTAAGAGTAGCCAAACCTTTGAGGCCTTGACTGCATTAAACACAACCAAATTTTATACAGCGAAAGCTTAGTCATGGTTAATTCATGTCATGTTCAGAGGTCTGGAAACAGCATCATCACATCAAATAATTGAACATTCTTGTAAGTTGTAGCCTGCAAAACATTTAGGTTAGGCTTCTGCATATCCAGTACTACTGGTACACTTTGACTTGGGTACCTTAAATTGCTTGACATGTAAAGTTAGGCATGCCTTGTGGTATAGTTAGGTATGCCTTAATCATTGTTGATTCAGGTGCAATAGTCCTGGAAACATCAAAACATGTAAATAATTGAACGTTTTTAAGCCTCTACAAATCGAGCACTATTACACTTCAGGTACACATATCAAGattattttacaaaagaaaattgtatgAGGGCTATAGCTAGGTATGCCTCAGGTGAAATAGTTCCCGAAACAGCAtcataacatttaaataattcaacatTCTTTGTAACCTATAAACAATAGGTTAGGCCACTCATATTCTGTACTGGTGCAAGTTAGGTTCACTTGAGAGtacttttcaatattttcttttaaaaaaattgtacatgCCTTGAGTATGGTTCTAATGGAACTATGTGCGACTAGGGGTATAGCAGGGTATGCCTTAGGTACTAGTTAGATcatttttcaacttataaaagattttttttcagGTAAATTTGGGATTTTTGgtctttctcttaattttcccATTCATCCTTGTCTGTGAGAGGAAAGTTTGTTAATTTCCTCTCAGGAAAATTAGTTTAGACAGATGAGGTGGTGTTTTCAAttccctttttccttcttcAAAGAGCAATTATTACGTTGTGTACAAGGAAATGAATGCTGTCAAGGATTGTATTATTTGTTCTTTAGCAAAAGTCTGGAGGAAAGAGGAAAGAATAGTGTGTACCTAAACATAGGAGGGTCATTGTCCTTACATAGAGTTGTACATACGTAATGGTAAAGGATCACAAGACCCAGAAGCCACCTAGGTCTTGGGTAAAGTTCCTACATGGCCATGCTCATGCTTTTGGGCCTGGACTTGCCCTAGTCTGGAGGGTCACTCTGAAGAGGTCTTTTGGGCTGGACTCAAATCTGGGTTCAGAAGACTGATTTCTATTTTTGGTAGTGTTTCTCTCTACACCACCTCACATTTCTTCTTGCACCcccacattttttaaaattccaacACTATGCTTGCATTTCAATACACCCTACTTGTTTTGAatggatttcaaaattcgttggaagatttttttttctaatagatttCGAAATTCattcaaagattttttttctttaatagatTTCGAAATCCATGAAATGATTATTTGAAAgtttaaacatatttcaaaatctgataaagaaagttatttttgaaatatggGTTGGCGGGAGAAATATAGGAAGGTGCGGGAGAAACACTCTTTTTGGCAtgtatttaagtttatatattaatcTGACTGATTCAGTAGGAGTTGGTTTATGTGACTGCAAAAGCATACTTTAATCTAAATATCATACTGAAAGAATCAATAAGacctgcaaaacaatgttaCTGATGCAATCTTAGCTTTATACAGAAATgttttactttcatttatattttgtcTGTTTTCCTGTTACCAAGGGTCATCATTTGAAAAGTGTTACTCATATACACCTTTTTATCACTAACGATTATTTTCAGAACAGAAGTAGTcattttcattgtatttttcAATAAGTACACAAAATTCAATACTTAAATACTTTAACTTTACTAATTTTTTGAGTATAAAAAAGTTCGTCAAGTAACATTTTTCCTTCTCTATCCAACGTATGAATGGTCGTGGTCTTCTATCCCGACATAAATCTTTTTTGCATTACTTCAATGTCCTTGCTGACAAAATGAGAATTTGCTTCCAAATGGTGTATTTTTATGGTGTCTAACTATCGAAGTTATTTGCAGGCTTCATTTCGTGTTAAGGTGACAAGATCTGCTCCAAGAGAGTCagaaaagaaaggaacaaaactttATCAGAAAGAATGATCATGAATATGTTGAGTCACCATTTGTCTTTGAAAGTTACAGAAAAGTTGTACAGCACAAAAATCGCAGTCGTAGAGCCAACCTCTGCATTCTTTTAGTGCAGGGTATAATACGACAATGTCAATCATTAATGATTTGAACATTTTATACGATTTTTGATTGTGCTTAATAAGAGAATGAAAGGAAATTGATTTCATGTCTACAAAATGTTGCCAACTTTACTTGATTTGGATCCGAACACATTATCTAAATTCACGACAGATGATTACATGGTTAGTTCATTGTAGCATGAATTCTGCTCGTATGTTGCAATGTAATTTTGTTGGCAATGTTCTTTCATCTCATGAGTTGACACGAGCAAGCGTTGTGTATGATTCCCATTTCCCACATCAATACTTGACAGACAAAAGGCAGACACTAGCATTTTATCGGGAACGATATGTCAATGTTTCTCGGATACTTTATTGGATAGGGAATGTCATTGTATCATGGTTTCATTTCATATTCACACGTATGCATCATTTTTGCTGTGAGAGAATAGGATTAGAAGCAAAGTTTGAATGAAGGTGTACGGCTATAATTTCTTAGAGACTGTTAAAAGGCCTATTATTCTATAGACAAGGACCAAGTATCCATATTCACATATCTGTGACATACTGTATGTGCTCGTCAATTCATAGAGAAGTTTGTGCTCGTCAATTCATACAAAGAAAAGTGTTCACACATATTTGTTCAGAAAAACCTAAAATGCTCATAACTTCAAAACATGTGTTCACACATCCTTAAATGCTCAAAGCAACTCGTCTTTCATTTTGTACATGTGTAAATATCGAGTTCACACTCATGTTTGAAGAAATGTATAATTGACGTGGAATTGGCTAGGTTTTTTGAAAGGTAAACATATAATATGTAAAGTGAATATAAAGTTTTGAAACAATAATTATGGTAACGCAGACGAGGTAATGAATTGAATAGGCCACTGGAAGGATACACAAGAAAAGTAGACATTTATGTGTTGATGATTTAATAATGGTCTGAGATTGGTTTGGTGTAATGAGATGGAGAAAGCAGAAAGGAGATGTGAAAAGTAAGAGGTAGGAGATGGATTGAAGCATGGAGCTGGACCTACAATCAATAATGCAGAGTGAGTAGTGGAAGAAGTTAGACATGGCATGGTAAAAACACAAACCGTATAGCAAAGGACAATGTTGGAAGATTCGACAAGGTTGCCTTAATGTCAACAAGCTGTAGTCAGCATCCCTGAATTCTTCACGTTGTGTAGTGTCGTCTCCCTTTGAATGAACAAAACGGAAGTGAAGGATCAAAGTTCAAACTAGGAATGTGAGAGGGGGTGAAGTGGTGGCCACTACCATCACCCTCTCTACCAGACAAGATAACTTGGATTCAGcctcaccaccaccaccgtccCTCCCCATCACATCACTCCTTTCTGctcttcaattttcaaatgtGTATTCATAGGCATGGCTAAAGGGTATGTGGACCCTACAAAGGATCCAAACTCTGGGGTTCCCCAACACCATACATACACCTTCATCATGGGGCCAccttaatatatataacaataattcaatacatttttttctcaatctttcTAATCACTCTTCCTGTTATACTATTTGTTTAGACTTTTGAATGAATAAATGCAGCATAGGAAGATACAACTCCACTGCATTTTTTTCCTTCCGAATATTTAGCATTATCATGAGAGAGGCACATGGACTGAGTAAATCATCAGTCTTGGCATGTCAAATGAATGATGGGAGAGAGAAGTGACAAGAGATCAACGGTCAAGTTCAGAGATCACATAGAGACAAATAAACAAGTCCAATATATGCACTGCTATGACCGTTGGTGGATGCATTTATTGATTGCAGTATTACAAAGAAAATGCTTTCTCATTCTGTTATCTGAGTTGCAGATGTAAGCCTTGTGTTACTGTAGTTACATCTTTTGTCTTTTCCATTTTCTGTGTTAGTGTGGCCTTCAGCTCAATACTCTCCACTTAGTATGGCTCTTTCATTAAGAACACTATTTTTAGTTGTCATTGTTTGGGTGTTGGATTCCCATTCATAACTTTTCCATAATTATCATCTGTCAACTCTCATCTGTTCTTgttttttcattactttttttccTCTTACATTTTCATGTATTTATGGCATTTCAGAAACCtaaaaatgttctttttcaaaaaccacacacacacacatatatatatatatatatatataatagttataagCAGGctatttgtaagaaaaaaacatttacgGCACGAAATACCAGAAGTTGTGACCCCAAAATTTATCTATGATCCATAAGTTTACCAGGACCATACTCATGCTGCACTATCAGATGTACTGTTTATAGTCTCTCCATTCTAGCTCCAACTAGAAAACCTGTCACTTCaacaaaaaagatgaaaatgaaacacCACCATTTTTGGACAAAAAAAAGTCACTTATAACTATagaaaatttttgtttataatgtatttatttatattaatttaaactattaGCTTCTAAGTTTTTTAGTTAATaacttgatttgattttgacaGTGTGTGAATTGTGCTGGAAATCAAAGTGAGTTTAAGTCGTATggatataaatgaaaaagtagagTATTATATAAGAGTAGAAGACCCGTTAACTTATTATctttaaggttttggataaGAGTAGTGttaatttcttatataattGTATTCATATATCACATTGATATTATACCTCTCAGATGAATCTTTTTATAAATGGTCTCAACCgtggttttgaaaaataatgtaattgatttaaaaaaaaaaaatcatgaatccaaccttttaaaaaaagttacattgtttaaaaatatttttattcaattttaaagtttttaagatTAATATTTGGTTTAGAAAAAGTTATTACATAGAGTatagatatattaatttaaaatattttatgtacatttatttaaaaaatacattttatttatatataaaaagtaaaggaAGACACTAAATTTGTAAGATTGGTAAGAAAGAGATTATATAGCTTATAGTTGTTTAACATGGAGTTGGGATTCCTTTGATCTTCCAAGACTAGTTGTGTTTGGAGATGAGAGAGAGTAGTCTATAATATGTTGgaatattaattgaatatttggtatgatattaaaatataatttgtgacAGTTATTACAAAATGATGTGGAAATGTTAACTTTGAATAATATGTAGTAAAGTCCAAAAGCAATTTGAATTCAAAAGTGGTTAGAAAGTGGAAATGAAATAGAAATGCATAGTTTTGTTTTCCCGTACATGTCTGCCTGGCTCCTCCACATGAGGACCTGCCTCTGTGTCTGCTTAAGATTAGAGATGCTCCCCAATATCTTTACAAAACAACCAAATTAAGACAAACAcctaactaaaaaaatacaaaatatatatcacttttctttcatttttcatcacCCAACAAATTACACTAACGTCTTTCAAACTTTACTAAATATTTATGGATGATTCCAAAATACCCTATGATATACTCAATTCGGATGACTTTAGTAtcagttttttaaaaacattttaaagttaaattaattttataaaataagttttacaCTTACTTGTTTACAATAAATTCGTTCAATTTTAAATCGATATAGAATCTCTATATTGACTTGCTTCTTGCACACTTTGCTACTATTCGTACGGAACACCTTGGGTTGAGCCATCTGAGGCCACAATCACATGGCCCATTTTACTCCAAAtttcttagatttttttttccacaaacaaaagttttaaagagtctaaagagttttttttttattgtgatccAACTACCTTCATAAATGTTAAAAGGATAATAAATAATGACTGATTTGGAGTTCATCACAAAACTCATCAATGTCTATGATGTATGATTCAATACAATagtgtgtttttgttttgagatGAAAATGTTACTTTGCCATAAAAGCTAAGTTTTAAGATAATATAGTTTAATATTAATACTAGTTAATTTCTTTCTCTAAATATGACGGTGAATGGTATAAGAAATGGCTGCCAAAGTTTCTGTGTATTATGTTGTACAATTTCTTTTTGTGTCAGTATTTTGAGCGTGCAAGCCCATACATACAATGCATGGATGTCCTTTTCCAAATTCCAAGGAAATTGAGCTTCAGTAAAAAGAAGGGTGAATGacattgaaattcaaaattacagTGAAAAGGTGTGAGATATAAGTtggaatttgattttgaatgtTGAGGTGAATCAAATAAATAACCATAGAGCAGAAAATACGTACAAGTGTGGTGAGTGCAGATTCACACGTGCAACCGTGGTGCTCATTTCGAAACAAGAGCAAGTATACAAAAATCAAGATACACTTCTTAACCCTTCAACATATATTATCAACTTATACCaccatatatatttatataaaaaataaaataaaagatgatcaTCAAGTTGTGTAATGTTAAACCTCTTTGATCTATTTTTGTGCACTTTGTTTCATAGTACAACGCGTTTCCCAAACCCTTCGTCGTTTTCAACCCAAAAGAGGGAAAAGCAAACccgtaaaaataaaaaataaaaactgtagGTAAATTCATTCATCCAGTATCGTGTCTTGACCGGGAAACCGACTGAGCCAGTTTCTCAATCCTCTCTGCAAGTTGAGGTGACAGCTTCTTTACCGGTTTCCGCTCCTTCTCAGGTCGGAAATCGAATCCCAAAGCTTCGGAAACCTCTTCGGAGCTCCACCCCGCTTTTCGGAGCGAATCCGAAAACCTATCTGCTTTCAGAAGCAGAGCATCCAACAGCGCTTGATTATCCAACACCACCATCTCTCCCTCGAAGAATCCAGAAGCTGAAACCTCAACCATTTCGTTTATATCCGATTCGCTCCACCCACCAGCTTTCAAAACCGACCCGATTTGTCCTATATATTCTTCTACCCAACCCGGGACTTTACTCCGCGGCATCTCGAAAAACCTCTCTGGCGACGAAGACGCCGATAACGACAACGAAGACGATGAAGAGTTTCTCTTCCGCTTATCCGTCGCGGCATCAGTCCAGAACTCCACCCACCGCGGCGTCCTTCCGCCGGAGTCGAGGCTCCGCCGTGAGAACCCAGCGGAAACAGAAACTCCGGTTGATTTCTCGCTTACGGATCGCTGTTTCTTGAGAAGTACAGGATCCGCTTCGGAGCTCCGGAAGAGCGACTCGCGGTCGAAGAAATCGGAGAGATCCAAGCCGCAGCAGAAGATTCTGTTCTCGTCGACGAAGAAGATGGGGTTTCCAGCGAGGGAGGGATTGGATGGAATGTAGCAATGGTTGAATATAGGAATCAACAGCGGCGCTCTCTTCAGCGCGTTCCGCGCCACTCGCAGGGCCTTCTCCGGCTCGCACGGCCTCGGACCCCATGACTTCGACCACACCGCGTTCCTTGCGATCTGAAATGAAATCGCCGCGATCGGAAGGTCCAGCGAGGCGCGCAGATGCAACCGCGCGCCGCCGGAGCGCCAGTCCGGGAATCCCGGACCAACTGGAAGCCCCGCAGCCAGGACAGCGCGGAGGTCCGGAGGGAAGACGAACCCAAACTCCGCCTCGGCACGTGCGAACTCCGCGTCGGAGAGACCATGCTGCACGTGTATGCCCGAGTCCCGGAGGTGGTTTATGACTTTATCTGCCAAGGAAGCGAATGAAACGACACCGTTACGGACCGGTACAGACGAAGCCGCCGCTGCTCGGGCCGATAAACGGCGTAGACCGGCAACGTGGGCCGGGTTTAGACCGGTGATCCTCCGGTCCACGTCCACCATTGCGGTTATATCGAAGTGTAGTGATAATTAGtgtgtttctctctctctctctctttctctttggtGCCTTTCCACACAGAGGACTTCAACTTCCATGCCTCTTCAATTTATAGCACCAAAACGGTGGACCCCACTTCCAgatttcctttctcttttttttttcttcctcataACCCATGTTTTGTCGTAAATGGTAAATAGGAAATTCCAAATTGCAAGGCGTGATATGAATAATAGCTGTTGAGCAACGGTTCATTCAGGAAACACCTGTGAGTGAGtgtactttatttttataattataaattactattattattattattggttgGGAGAAtggtgtatgtatgtatgtattccTTTTATCAACGGAACGCGATTTTTCGCCGCTGGTTTTTTTGTCAATGGTAATCCCTCAATTTTTTTGAGTTAGATTAGTGATGGAGATAAAGAGATTTGGTATTATTGTTTTCACTattaggtattttttttatgggatGGTTTCAGATTATTAGTAAGTATATAGATGACTAATGTTTGGCCCACTAGCAATCATGGTTATGTTTGGCCGGGGAACTTAAAGCTAAGCACACAATCATCATGGCACATTGGTGTGTTGTTCTACTCTAACGTTAATctcttccctttctttttttttcttttttctctttccgtCATGGTCGAAGAAcatgaagaaaaagtaatatcCAACTAATGATTAGTGATTAAGAATTAGGTTAACGAGGAGGTGTCCCTCAAACAGAGGGCATGGTaagcaattaaaaaatattaaaatttagaaatatttggCATAAAAGAAGTAAAGTGTTGGTTAAGGTGAGAGAAGGTACCGTTTCCAAGAAGTTCACCGATTTAAAAGCATCGGTGAGAAGTTAGCATCACGCAGCCTCGCTATTAATGTGATGGTTCATCCTAAAAGGTGACATTGTATTTGGATTTGGAGGTTAGGGAGAATAGTAACCTCAACCTCAACCATTACTATCACACACTCACTCACTCTATAGAGGATGGTGTTGGTTGGTGCATTCACGTGGacctacttttttttatcttcaaactCTCCATAACCTAATAAATCACCTCCCCTTCCAAATTTTCAGACAACTATTTACGTTGTTTTCatctcatttttaattaaacaacaaTCTAAAAcacttcaaataattataacatcCATGTTtcttacaataatatatatgtgtggAATTTAGTGGAACTACATTGTCAAACTTGCAAGGAATTGACCAAGCAATACCCAAAAAGTTTGGGGAATCCTAGAAAATGGctttcaaaatagaaaaaagtgaTGAATTTATCTAGTTTTGGCACCGCCTTATGATAAAAAAGCCGGCACTgatattttccttttgttatttttcttaacgTCTCTTTATAGCATTGGATGCAAGCACATGATGGCATCCCACAAGCATTTGTGAAAACTTTGATTATGGCCGCCCACACCACTGTCGATCGAGTTTCTGTcgaataagaaaaagaaaaaaaggatgcTTCTGTTTAAGGGATCATCATCAACGACGAGAGAACAACCTTTGGTCAAACACAGTTACGTGTTGACAAATGAAAGAAGATGCATTTATTAAGACATGTTGCAACGTTTGAgcgaagaaagagagaaagaacagAAAAAAGCACATGCATCCTGTTATTTTTCCTGGTTTTATCGTCTTAAACCTCAACTGCAAAAGGTGAATACAGATTTGGATAAAGTTATCCCATTCTTCTACTTTTTCTTACTATATGCAAACAGTGCcctaaataaatagattttgtGTGTTCATGGCtgtttgttttgatttaaataaGACGCCAAATTGCATACTAACGGTCACTTTCTGAGCCTGAGCACGTGACCGATTCACTCATATCATAGCTAATACAATAGCTATAAGCCACCAAAGATATTGGCGCAAACAGAGGAAATTAAGtaagtaaaacaaaacaactatcaTGTCATGTGAACTTGGCCCAGAAACTTGGACCATTtccatgaaagaaaaaaaacaaaaaaaaagcaaaCCGGTTTCATATGTTACATGATCGTTCGTTGGTAAAGGTGATGTTGGGTCAACGACTTTGTGTTACTTATTAATAACATGCACATTATTTCTGAATGCTTTTTTTACCCGTTTGTACCAGGATTTTATATCATGGCAGTTATTGAAAAACATCAACTAAAAACGTTTTCTTAACGAGATATAAAAGACATTAACATAGATAATCGAGTTTTATTTCAATAGTCAACTCGtgacttttatataaaaaaaaaaattgttagtgttattatataaaataatgggCAGTGTAATAAGCAAAACGCGAAGGCACTTGAAAGCGTCTTAGTTTGGAAGCAACTTGAAGGCCACTCATTCTCTTGATATATATCCTATTGTGAAGAATCTGACTTTGTTGGAGTTTTGGGGGTTTTGATGGCCCATTTTTCACACttgcttttaaaagaaaagcCCCCTCCTTTGGGAACCACCGTGCTGTTTTTGCTTCCTCATTCTACTTTTCTTGAGAGCAACACTTTCACAGCCTTTAGtactatatatctatatatatttattatgcatAACTGTTCTTAATTATTTGTGGATGAAGAAGATCCATGTGCaagtttcaaataataatataaaaattaatgagagAGGTGATATTTTTGTTCTTGGGCAACAATGCAAGGTTCCATGCATGGTCCTTGAATTTGAACAGATGGAATGGAAATATTAGGACTTTTGAGGAAGGGATGGACCATTTAGCATGGTCACTGACCTTATCGTAAgctacaaaagaagaaaatgttgaaggAAAGGTCTACATTTTGTGGTTGAGTGAGTGAGGAAGATGAAATCTTCTCATGTAAGGGGTCCATCTTTGTACCAAATGGAGGTTGAGCCTTGTGGGCTATATTGTTtctttgtctttctcaaattaaCCAACATTTTCCTTCTTAATCACTGATTTCTCAATAACATTCCAAAATGTGTGTTCCGCTCTCATTTTCTACTGTCTCAGTCTAACCACGTTGGTGGGTCGGGAGAATTTCTAGACATTAACTACCAAACAATCATCAAGGCTTTTCATACATACCACTAATCCTTCTTTCTATGTCCATTTTCTTTACCATTAAGAAAAGTTTTATTCAATCATCcacaaaaaacaagaaaaaaagttgGAGTTAAACATCTGTCGGCTTGCTTCTGACCGGAACGGtgaattgagaaagaaaaaactgaTGACATTTTCAGTGTAATTCACAACGACTTTAGTACTGCTACGTCACAGTGACAAAGCTGGTACTTGAGAGCAAAGGTGTCCTACTTTATGTACGAAATGCACATTTTCTCAATTTCTATGCGTATAGTTTTAGTCCCACAATATTCAGACATGTTTAAACTTTTCAACACATCAAAATTTTTCAGAACACaataataactattatataacgatttaaacggttacttataaaatattgattataatttatatagttAAACAAAGAATgcataagtttttattatattataatttatatattacaatatacatttatttatgtataatgCATCACTTAAAATTAGTTATAGAAATGCTATAGTATGATTTTTCGATCAGTTAAAGAACTGGAAAATCAACTAGACTACGATTCTATATGAACCCGTGGATTAACTGATGGGTCAGAAATAAAAGTATAGTTAAtgttaagaataattatattaattttaagctAGATTATTACGTTTAGGTTGTAATTaggttaatattaattacaaactCATCTCAATATctttaaaggaaaaaattattttaacaaactcttttttgataacttttttacaagCATAAGTGGTAATTTGTTATtagttcgtttcaaatattcttttaaatataaattcaaacagaccaatataatgatgacacgtgttctgttataaaaaaagttgtcaagaTCCATCTTTAAATACAAGTTTGATATTTAAGTAGTTGGTTacaatgattttatatttattgtcaaCTTTAGTATGGAAATACTTTTTGGAAGAAGAACTTTGACCTAGTTTTGAGATCGAAGatcatttaaagaaataaacttaatctcacccttgaaaaaaaaaaagaaattttctaAACTAAAGAAATTACCGTGGTTAAAGTAAGTGCTTGGACAAAGTTGGTGGATGGATATTTAGTAAGAAAGGGGTGATattaaaaaggataatgatatttagacaacatttttttgacaacatttgaacattgattatgtgtcaatatgtgattggtcgtaaattactccataatcaataataataatcataaacactattatggaataatttacaaccaatcacatattgacacgtaatcaatgttcaaatgttgtcaaaaaaatgttgtctaaatatcatta
Proteins encoded:
- the LOC106777063 gene encoding uncharacterized protein LOC106777063 yields the protein MVDVDRRITGLNPAHVAGLRRLSARAAAASSVPVRNGVVSFASLADKVINHLRDSGIHVQHGLSDAEFARAEAEFGFVFPPDLRAVLAAGLPVGPGFPDWRSGGARLHLRASLDLPIAAISFQIARNAVWSKSWGPRPCEPEKALRVARNALKRAPLLIPIFNHCYIPSNPSLAGNPIFFVDENRIFCCGLDLSDFFDRESLFRSSEADPVLLKKQRSVSEKSTGVSVSAGFSRRSLDSGGRTPRWVEFWTDAATDKRKRNSSSSSLSLSASSSPERFFEMPRSKVPGWVEEYIGQIGSVLKAGGWSESDINEMVEVSASGFFEGEMVVLDNQALLDALLLKADRFSDSLRKAGWSSEEVSEALGFDFRPEKERKPVKKLSPQLAERIEKLAQSVSRSRHDTG